CTTCCTATGAACTGCTCACCCGGCTGCACTGGATCGCCATATTGTTCGGGAAGGTCAAGGCGGATTTGGCCCTGACCGGCGGGGCGCATACCGGGGAAGATGTGCTTAAGTCCATGATGGCCGGCGCCAGGGTGGCCATGATGACTTCGGCCCTTTTGGAGCGTGGGCTGAACCATTTGTCGCGAGTCAAAGCGCAGATAGAGTTGTGGATGGAAGAGCACGAGTATGAGTCGATCCGGCAGATGCAGGGCAGCATGAGTCTGCGTTCCATTGCCAATCCTTCTGCGTATCAGCGGGCAAATTATATGAAGGTGTTGAGGACCGCAGCGCTTCATAACTGGCCGGAGGAGAGTGGCGGAAGGCTTTAGTGTCCTTAGAACGTCTGCGCGTCTTTCTTCATGGGGCGGTTCAGGGTGTCGGTTTTCGTCCTTTTGTGTACGGGCTGGCACAGGAACACGGCCTCAGGGGCTGGGTAAGCAATACACCCGAAGGCCTTTGTATTGAGGCCGAGGGCCCCACACCCGGTCTCCAATCCTTTCTCTGTGACCTTTCCCTTAAAAAACCCGCACATGCCTTTGTCCTGGGTTTGGAATCCTCCTACTTGGATCCCGTAGGTTATGAAGGATTCGAGATTCGCGCTTCCGGGAAGAGCGGTCCGAAGAGCGCCCTGATCCTGCCGGATATTGCCACCTGTGCCGAATGTCTTAAAGAAATCCTGAATCCCGGGGACCGGCGGTTCCGGTATCCTTTCACGAACTGCACGCATTGCGGGCCGCGCTTCAGTATTGTGGAAGCCCTTCCGTATGACCGGTCCAATACCACGATGCGCGGCTTTGAAATGTGTGATGAATGCCGGGCTGAGTACGGGGACCCGAAGAACCGGCGCTTCCACGCGCAGCCGGTTGCCTGTCCTCAGTGTGGCCCGTCATTGGAATTATGGAATCCGCAGGGCGGGGTTCTGGCGCAGGGACACGAGGCCCTCTGTGTGGCAGCCCGGGCCCTGGAAAAGGGCTTGATCCTGGCGCTCAAGGGCTTGGGCGGTTTTCAACTGATGGTTGATGCGGCCCAGGAAGAGGCGGTCGCGCAATTGCGCGCGCGTAAAGAGCGCGAAGAAAAACCCTTTGCACTGATGTTTCCTTCGATGTCTGTTCTGCGCGAAGTGTGTGAGGTTTCGGCTTTGGAGGAGCGTTTGCTGCTTTCACCCGAAAGCCCCATCGTGTTGCTGGAGCACCGTCAGTCAGACCGTAGTGTTGCCGCTGCTGTGGCGCCGGGCAATCCCTGTCTTGGGGCTATGCTGCCTTATACTCCTCTGCACCATTTGCTTTTGGCCGAGGCTGCTATCCCTGTGGTGGCGACCAGCGGGAATCTTTCGGATGAGCCCATTTGCATTGATGAGCAGGATGCCTTGCAGCGCCTGGGTAAGATTGCGGATCTTTTCTTGGTGCACAACCGGCCTGTTGCGCGGCATGTGGATGATTCCATCGCGCGTGTGGTTCTGGGGCGGGAAATGCTTTTGCGCCGGGCGCGCGGCTATGCGCCCTTGCCCATTACGGTGAATGGTGAGGCTGGCGGGCCTGCCTTGGCCGTGGGCGCGCACCTCAAGAATGCGGTGGCCTTTTCCGTTCCGGCCGAAGGGGATAGGACCCGGGTCTTTCTGAGCCAGCACATCGGAGACTTGGATACGCCCCGTGCCGTCGAGGCCTTTGAGAGGACATCCGCTGACTTGCCTGCGGTCTATGAGGTGAAGCCGGAGCGTATTGTGTGCGACAAGCATCCGGATTACCGGTCCTCACAATGGGCTCAAGCGTGCGGTGCGGGAGTGATTGCAGTGCAACACCACGTGGCGCACGTGCTTTCCTGCATGGCCGAAAACGAACTCGAGGGTCCGGTTCTGGGCGTAGCTTGGGACGGCACAGGTCTGGGAGACGACGGCACAATTTGGGGCGGAGAGTTTTTGCGCGCAGAGAGTGGAGGCTGTTATGAGCGCGTGGCGCATTTGCGGCAGTTCCTTTTGCCCGGAGGGGAGGCGGCTGTGCGTGAACCCCGGCGCTCTGCCCTGGGTCTTCTGTATGAAATGTTCGGGGAGGAGCTTGTGCGGAAAAGGGAGCCGGCCCCGCTCCGGGAGTTTTCCGAGGCAGAGCTCAAGACCCTGGTCTCGGCCCTGAAATCGGGTGTGAATACCCCGCGCACCTCGAGTGCAGGCCGGCTTTTTGACGCGGTCTCTGCCTTGCTCGGGATCCGCCAGGTGCATGCCTTTGAAGGGCAGGCGGCCATGGAGCTGGAGTTTGCCGCAGCCGGGGCAAAGGCTGCGGGAAGCTATCCCTTTCCCTTGGGGCCCGCATCGCAGGGGGCTCCCGCAGTGCTCGATTGGGGGCCTGCCCTTGATCTGATACTGCGGGATGTGGACAATGGGAAGGCGTTTGGATCCGTGGCCCGGGCCTTTCACGAGGGCTTGGCCCAGGGGATTGTGAGTGTGGCGCAGTTCTGCGGGCTGGGAAAAGTGGTCCTCACGGGCGGTTGCTTCCAGAACCGCTTGCTCACCGAGCTCAGCGTAGAGGCCTTGAGGAAAGCCGGGTTCAAGCCCTATTGGCACCAGCGTGTGCCTCCCAATGACGGAGGCCTCGCCCTCGGCCAGATAACCTTTGTTTCACGGTGCCAGGCACCGGTGCCAGGCACCGGTGCCTGACACCAGAGTGGGGAATTATGTGTCTAGGTATCCCAGGAAAGATTGAAGCCCTTCTCGATGAAGGGGAACTCACCCGCAGCGGTAAGGTCAGCTTCGGCGGCATTACCAAAGAGGTGAATCTGGCCTATGTGCCCGAAGCCGGGGTGGGTGATTACGTGATCGTGCACGTGGGTTTTGCCATCTCCAAGGTGGACGAGGAAGAGGCGATGCAGGTCTTTGAATACCTGCGGCAAATCGAGGCGCTCGGTGAAATATCTGGATGAGTACCGCGACGCCGAAGTCGCCCAAAAACTGGCCGGCGCAATCCGCAAGATCGTGACGCGTCCCTGGGTGCTCATGGAGGTTTGCGGCGGCCAAACCCATTCGATTGTGCGCTACGGCATTGATACCTTCCTGCCCCAAGAGGTGGAACTTGTACACGGGCCCGGCTGCCCGGTGTGCGTGACGCCCCTGGAACTCATTGATCGCGCCTTGGCCATCGCCTCCAAACCCGATGTCATATTCTGCAGCTTTGGCGACATGTTGCGCGTGCCTGGCTCCAAAGAAGATCTCTTTAGTGTGAAGTCCCGCGGAGGCGATGTGCGCATTGTGTACTCGCCCCTCGACGCGCTGCATTCGGCAATCCAAAATCCGGACAAGGAAGTTGTCTTTTTTGCCGTGGGCTTTGAGACCACTGCCCCGGCCAATGCCATGGCCGTGCATCAGGCTCAGCAGCAGGGGATCGAGAATTTCTCCATTCTGGTTTCGCACGTATTGGTGCCGCCCGCGATCCGAAGCATCCTGACGGCCCCGCAGAA
The nucleotide sequence above comes from Candidatus Omnitrophota bacterium. Encoded proteins:
- the hypF gene encoding carbamoyltransferase HypF; its protein translation is MAGGEWRKALVSLERLRVFLHGAVQGVGFRPFVYGLAQEHGLRGWVSNTPEGLCIEAEGPTPGLQSFLCDLSLKKPAHAFVLGLESSYLDPVGYEGFEIRASGKSGPKSALILPDIATCAECLKEILNPGDRRFRYPFTNCTHCGPRFSIVEALPYDRSNTTMRGFEMCDECRAEYGDPKNRRFHAQPVACPQCGPSLELWNPQGGVLAQGHEALCVAARALEKGLILALKGLGGFQLMVDAAQEEAVAQLRARKEREEKPFALMFPSMSVLREVCEVSALEERLLLSPESPIVLLEHRQSDRSVAAAVAPGNPCLGAMLPYTPLHHLLLAEAAIPVVATSGNLSDEPICIDEQDALQRLGKIADLFLVHNRPVARHVDDSIARVVLGREMLLRRARGYAPLPITVNGEAGGPALAVGAHLKNAVAFSVPAEGDRTRVFLSQHIGDLDTPRAVEAFERTSADLPAVYEVKPERIVCDKHPDYRSSQWAQACGAGVIAVQHHVAHVLSCMAENELEGPVLGVAWDGTGLGDDGTIWGGEFLRAESGGCYERVAHLRQFLLPGGEAAVREPRRSALGLLYEMFGEELVRKREPAPLREFSEAELKTLVSALKSGVNTPRTSSAGRLFDAVSALLGIRQVHAFEGQAAMELEFAAAGAKAAGSYPFPLGPASQGAPAVLDWGPALDLILRDVDNGKAFGSVARAFHEGLAQGIVSVAQFCGLGKVVLTGGCFQNRLLTELSVEALRKAGFKPYWHQRVPPNDGGLALGQITFVSRCQAPVPGTGA
- a CDS encoding HypC/HybG/HupF family hydrogenase formation chaperone, with protein sequence MCLGIPGKIEALLDEGELTRSGKVSFGGITKEVNLAYVPEAGVGDYVIVHVGFAISKVDEEEAMQVFEYLRQIEALGEISG
- the hypD gene encoding hydrogenase formation protein HypD; this encodes MKYLDEYRDAEVAQKLAGAIRKIVTRPWVLMEVCGGQTHSIVRYGIDTFLPQEVELVHGPGCPVCVTPLELIDRALAIASKPDVIFCSFGDMLRVPGSKEDLFSVKSRGGDVRIVYSPLDALHSAIQNPDKEVVFFAVGFETTAPANAMAVHQAQQQGIENFSILVSHVLVPPAIRSILTAPQNRVQAFLAAGHVCSVMGFTEYEPLAAEFQVPIVVTGFEPVDILQGVYLCVKQLEEGRAEVENQYARAVQREGNRPAIELVQRVFRVVPRKWRGVGEIPYSGLALAGPYAGFDAEKRFDVGELHAEESPECISGRILQGTVKPPDCPAFGTRCTPERPLGATMVSSEGACAAYYRYRRTGAHV